A genomic window from Myotis daubentonii chromosome 4, mMyoDau2.1, whole genome shotgun sequence includes:
- the HBZ gene encoding hemoglobin subunit zeta, with product MSLTRAERTIIVSMWGKIAAQADTIGTETLERLFASYPQTKTYFPHFDLHPGSAHLRSHGSKVVAAVGDAVKHIDDIASALSKLSELHAYILRVDPVNFKLLAHCLLVTVASHFPADFTADAHAAWDKFLSVVSSVLTEKYR from the exons ATGTCTCTGACCAGGGCCGAGAGGACCATCATCGTGTCCATGTGGGGCAAGATCGCTGCACAGGCAGACACCATCGGTACCGAGACCCTGGAGAG GCTCTTCGCCAGCTACCCCCAGACCAAGACCTACTTCCCACACTTCGACCTGCACCCCGGCTCTGCGCACCTGCGCTCCCACGGCTCCAAGGTGGTGGCCGCAGTGGGCGACGCGGTCAAGCACATTGACGACATCGCCAGCGCCCTGTCCAAGCTGAGCGAGCTGCACGCCTACATTCTGCGCGTGGACCCTGTCAACTTCAAG ctcctggcccacTGCCTGCTGGTCACGGTGGCCTCGCACTTCCCCGCGGACTTCACGGCCGACGCCCACGCCGCCTGGGACAAGTTCCTGTCCGTTGTGTCCAGCGTCCTGACCGAGAAATACCGCTGA
- the LOC132232830 gene encoding hemoglobin subunit zeta-like — protein sequence MVERWQPLFLSSRPPPIRRLFASYPQTKTYFPHFDLHPGSAHLRSHGSKVVAAVGDAVKHIDDIASALSKLSELHAYILRVDPVNFKLLAHCLLVTVASHFPADFTADAHAAWDKFLSVVSSVLTEKYR from the exons atgGTGGAGAGGTGGCAGCCCCTCTTCCTGAGCTCACGTCCGCCCCCCATCCGCAGGCTCTTCGCCAGCTACCCCCAGACCAAGACCTACTTCCCACACTTCGACCTGCACCCCGGCTCTGCGCACCTGCGCTCCCACGGCTCCAAGGTGGTGGCCGCAGTGGGCGACGCGGTCAAGCACATTGACGACATCGCCAGCGCCCTGTCCAAGCTGAGCGAGCTGCACGCCTACATTCTGCGCGTGGACCCTGTCAACTTCAAG ctcctggcccacTGCCTGCTGGTCACGGTGGCCTCGCACTTCCCCGCGGACTTCACGGCCGACGCCCACGCCGCCTGGGACAAGTTCCTGTCCGTTGTGTCCAGCGTCCTGACCGAGAAATACCGCTGA
- the HBM gene encoding hemoglobin subunit mu: MLSAQERAHIAQVWDLIAGHEAPFGAELLLRLFTVYPSTKLYFTHLGAFPDEVQLLSHGRQMLEAVGVAAQHVDNLRAVLSPLADLHAHVLRVDPANFPLLIQCFQVVLASHLQDEFTVEMQAAWDKFLTGVAIVLTEKYR; encoded by the exons ATGCTCAGCGCTCAGGAGCGCGCCCACATCGCGCAGGTCTGGGACCTGATCGCAGGACACGAAGCGCCCTTCGGGGCGGAGCTGCTActcag GCTCTTCACCGTGTACCCCAGCACCAAGCTCTACTTCACGCACCTGGGCGCCTTCCCCGACGAGGTGCAACTGCTGAGCCACGGACGACAAATGCTGGAGGCGGTGGGCGTGGCGGCGCAGCACGTGGACAACCTGCGCGCGGTCCTGAGCCCGCTCGCCGACCTGCACGCGCACGTGCTCCGCGTGGACCCCGCCAACTTCCCA CTGCTGATCCAGTGTTTCCAGGTGGTGCTGGCCTCCCACCTACAGGACGAGTTCACGGTGGAGATGCAGGCGGCGTGGGATAAGTTCTTGACGGGCGTGGCCATCGTGCTAACGGAGAAGTACCGCTGA